In Alphaproteobacteria bacterium, one DNA window encodes the following:
- a CDS encoding ATP-binding protein, with translation MTFQIITADQRLSEKRGIKGCIFGRWKIGKTSLLWTLDAACTLFIDLEAGDLAVEGWAGDTIRPRTWQECRDFAAYIGGPNPALRDNQPYSQAHYDHVCSQFGDAAALDKYDTIFVDSITVAARLCFQWCTGQPEAISEKTGKPDTRGAYGLLGREMIGWLTHLQHTRGKNVWFVGILDEKTDDFNRRIFTPQIDGSKTGLELPGIVDQVVTMAEIKADDGSAYRAFVCQALNPWSYPAGDRSGRLAMIEEPHLGRLMDKIRQPLTKTASERLEFCRPQPTDAETPANVVQQAQE, from the coding sequence ATGACTTTTCAGATCATAACCGCCGATCAAAGACTGTCCGAAAAGCGCGGCATCAAAGGCTGCATTTTCGGGCGTTGGAAAATCGGCAAGACCAGTTTGCTCTGGACGCTTGATGCGGCCTGCACGTTGTTTATTGACCTTGAAGCTGGCGATCTTGCCGTCGAAGGCTGGGCGGGCGACACGATCCGTCCGCGCACATGGCAGGAATGCCGTGACTTCGCGGCCTATATTGGCGGCCCCAATCCGGCGCTGCGCGACAACCAGCCCTATAGCCAAGCTCATTACGATCATGTTTGCAGCCAATTCGGCGATGCTGCGGCGCTCGATAAATACGACACGATCTTTGTCGACAGCATCACGGTCGCCGCGCGTCTGTGTTTCCAATGGTGCACGGGCCAGCCCGAAGCCATCAGCGAAAAGACGGGCAAGCCGGATACGAGAGGCGCCTATGGCCTCTTGGGCCGCGAGATGATCGGTTGGCTGACGCACCTTCAGCACACGCGCGGCAAGAACGTCTGGTTTGTCGGGATCCTCGATGAAAAGACGGATGACTTCAATCGCCGCATCTTCACGCCGCAGATCGACGGCAGCAAGACGGGCCTTGAGCTGCCCGGCATCGTCGATCAGGTTGTCACGATGGCCGAGATCAAGGCAGACGACGGATCCGCCTATCGCGCATTTGTTTGCCAAGCTCTGAACCCGTGGAGCTATCCGGCGGGTGATCGCAGCGGACGCCTCGCCATGATCGAGGAACCGCATCTTGGGCGGCTCATGGACAAAATCAGGCAACCCCTCACAAAGACGGCATCGGAACGGCTGGAGTTTTGCAGGCCACAGCCGACCGATGCCGAAACCCCCGCAAATGTCGTTCAACAAGCACAGGAGTAA
- a CDS encoding DEAD/DEAH box helicase, with protein sequence MLLRPRQKIFVENCVAALKQRRNTLGVAPTGAGKTIMLSAATGEILREMGGKAAILAHRDELTAQNVTKFARVNPGLTTSIYDANSKSWHGRATFAMVPTLARQDNLSRMPHLDLLVIDEAHHAAATSYLRIIEEAKAKNPNLMLFGLTATPNRGDQKALRPIFDNVGDQIRLAELIKSGHLVPPRTFVVDVGVQEDLKKVRKTAIDFDMNEVEEIMNRPVVTGAVVRHWQEQAHDRKTVVFCSTIVHAENVRQTFQNNGVEAVIVHGEMANSDRRLALARFQQGSARVIVNVAVLTEGWDYPPTSCVLLLRPSSYKSTMIQMVGRGLRTIDPKEHPGVIKTDCIVLDFGTSTLMHGSLEQDVNLDGKTVQGDAPTKECPECCAILPLSAQECALCGFEFLSSAATGEAGAGDEEPLPLENFSLTEIDLLKRSSFRWIDLFDDDAALMASGFSAWAAIFWLGGYWHAVGGFERAVQILGTGERVVMMAVADDFLNEHETSESAHKTRRWMNEPASEKQLALLGETARMDFSMTKYRASCLLNFRFNKGRIRQLVEQAVGNREAA encoded by the coding sequence ATGCTCCTCCGGCCACGACAGAAGATCTTTGTCGAAAATTGCGTCGCTGCGCTAAAACAGCGGCGCAATACGCTCGGCGTCGCCCCGACAGGTGCTGGCAAAACCATCATGCTGTCGGCGGCTACGGGCGAAATTTTGCGCGAAATGGGCGGCAAGGCTGCGATCCTTGCCCACCGCGACGAACTGACGGCGCAAAACGTCACGAAGTTTGCACGGGTCAATCCCGGACTGACCACGTCCATCTACGATGCCAATAGCAAGTCATGGCATGGGCGTGCGACGTTTGCGATGGTTCCGACCTTGGCGCGACAGGACAATTTGTCGCGTATGCCGCATCTTGATCTGCTCGTTATTGACGAAGCCCACCACGCGGCGGCGACGAGCTATCTGAGGATCATAGAGGAAGCGAAGGCCAAGAATCCCAACCTGATGCTTTTCGGCCTGACGGCAACGCCCAATCGCGGCGATCAGAAAGCCCTGCGTCCGATCTTCGACAATGTAGGCGACCAGATCAGGCTGGCCGAACTCATCAAATCCGGCCATCTCGTGCCGCCGCGCACATTCGTCGTCGATGTCGGCGTGCAGGAAGACCTCAAAAAGGTGCGCAAAACAGCAATCGATTTCGACATGAACGAAGTCGAGGAGATCATGAATCGGCCTGTCGTTACCGGCGCGGTTGTCAGGCATTGGCAGGAACAGGCACATGATCGCAAAACGGTAGTGTTCTGCTCCACCATCGTGCACGCCGAAAACGTCCGACAGACCTTCCAGAACAACGGCGTAGAAGCGGTCATCGTTCACGGCGAAATGGCGAACAGCGACCGCCGCCTGGCTTTGGCGCGGTTCCAGCAAGGCAGCGCGCGCGTGATCGTCAACGTGGCCGTCCTGACGGAAGGCTGGGACTATCCGCCAACATCTTGTGTCCTTTTGCTGCGCCCAAGCTCTTACAAGTCGACCATGATCCAGATGGTCGGGCGCGGCCTGCGCACCATCGATCCCAAGGAACATCCCGGCGTCATAAAAACAGACTGCATCGTGCTCGACTTTGGAACGTCCACGCTCATGCACGGCAGTCTGGAGCAGGACGTCAATCTGGATGGCAAAACGGTTCAAGGCGATGCGCCCACGAAAGAATGTCCCGAATGCTGCGCAATCCTTCCTCTTTCTGCGCAGGAATGCGCGTTGTGTGGTTTCGAGTTCCTCTCCAGTGCTGCGACGGGCGAAGCTGGCGCAGGCGACGAAGAACCGCTCCCCCTCGAAAACTTCTCCCTGACAGAAATCGACCTTCTGAAACGCAGCAGTTTTCGTTGGATTGACCTGTTCGACGATGACGCGGCGCTGATGGCCTCCGGTTTCTCGGCATGGGCAGCGATCTTCTGGCTTGGCGGCTATTGGCACGCCGTCGGCGGGTTCGAGCGCGCTGTGCAAATTCTCGGCACAGGCGAACGCGTCGTCATGATGGCCGTGGCCGACGACTTTCTGAACGAGCACGAGACAAGCGAAAGCGCCCACAAAACCCGCCGTTGGATGAACGAACCCGCAAGCGAAAAGCAACTCGCCTTGCTCGGCGAGACGGCGCGGATGGACTTCAGCATGACGAAGTATCGCGCGTCCTGCCTGCTTAATTTCCGCTTCAACAAAGGCCGCATCCGCCAACTGGTCGAACAAGCCGTCGGAAACAGGGAGGCCGCGTGA
- a CDS encoding AAA family ATPase: protein MAHEKMDFNDARRQGSDQRKKIDVVLLKERMADCYRQILDHLLPNGVYVGEEFHCGDIYGARGESLKLSVRKNKMGVGEDFATGQKFGDLIDVWQIVRREDYTTAIRNIAEYLNMAERLPMPVSKTAKSKAPEIGAPVAQYNYTDTQGTILLVVYRHEYEENGQRKKTFRIWNAVTHKSEAPTSGRPLYKQPDIAKADVVVLAEGEKAADALIAADIPATSAVCGSNAPTDKTDWSPLAGKRVLIWPDNDLPGLSYAQKAAQAALAAGARSVGILPIPQGKPGGWDAADAVAEGMDVRAHVEAAMPEPVTPPAVATIPAYPVGAILDDDSPMPEDLLAPRILTPSGLAVFGGAPKVGKSDFLFSLLVHAAAGRPFLGFIPPRPLNVFCLQTEIGYHYLRERLQQMDIDPEILPLVRKNLVITPQVRLILDDKGVEMVRETIARHFDPKLLDVIAIDPLRNVFDAGENGGENDNTAMLNFLQERVEKLRFLVNPEAGVILAHHTRKITKRMLEEDPFQALSGAGSLRSFYTTGIIMFRPDESQSVRELMFELRNGKAIPSKYVDKINGIWREVEHQSKRLVNKEHGERLDNERRRRHDVILQLLYDEAQRGRLYSPTQFSQAFENKAGLGGSHSIRDRIDVLTTKGYIKFNKDGAAKSKYGMMCVEGMEIPRAEPNVDPQTGEITDVMILLLPTHFKQPNDGAILPVENPEIWVYHDGGEP, encoded by the coding sequence ATGGCGCATGAGAAGATGGACTTCAACGATGCGCGGCGGCAAGGCTCCGACCAGCGCAAGAAAATCGATGTCGTCCTGCTCAAGGAACGCATGGCCGATTGCTATCGGCAAATCCTCGACCATCTTTTGCCGAACGGCGTTTATGTTGGCGAGGAGTTTCATTGCGGCGATATCTACGGCGCGCGCGGCGAGAGCCTGAAGCTCAGCGTGCGCAAGAACAAGATGGGCGTCGGCGAAGATTTTGCCACGGGCCAGAAGTTCGGCGACCTGATTGACGTTTGGCAGATTGTCCGGCGCGAGGACTACACGACTGCGATCCGAAACATCGCCGAATATCTGAACATGGCCGAGCGCCTGCCTATGCCGGTTTCAAAAACAGCGAAGAGCAAAGCGCCTGAAATCGGCGCGCCTGTCGCACAATACAATTACACCGATACCCAAGGCACGATCCTTCTTGTCGTCTATCGCCACGAATACGAGGAAAACGGCCAGCGCAAAAAGACCTTCAGGATTTGGAACGCCGTCACCCATAAATCCGAAGCCCCCACTTCGGGCCGCCCCCTCTATAAGCAGCCGGACATCGCAAAGGCTGACGTCGTCGTTCTGGCCGAAGGCGAAAAAGCGGCGGATGCCCTTATTGCTGCCGACATTCCGGCCACGAGCGCCGTGTGCGGCTCCAACGCGCCAACCGACAAGACAGACTGGTCGCCCTTGGCCGGAAAGCGCGTCCTGATCTGGCCGGACAACGATCTACCGGGCCTGTCTTATGCGCAAAAAGCCGCGCAGGCGGCGCTGGCCGCCGGAGCCAGAAGCGTTGGCATTTTGCCCATCCCGCAAGGCAAGCCCGGCGGTTGGGATGCGGCGGACGCTGTTGCCGAAGGCATGGATGTCCGCGCCCATGTCGAAGCCGCGATGCCGGAGCCCGTCACGCCGCCTGCCGTGGCCACGATCCCCGCTTATCCTGTCGGAGCCATTCTGGATGATGACAGCCCCATGCCGGAAGACCTGCTTGCACCGCGCATTCTGACGCCCAGCGGCCTTGCGGTCTTCGGCGGCGCGCCCAAGGTCGGCAAATCCGACTTTCTTTTTTCCCTTCTGGTGCACGCCGCAGCCGGAAGGCCGTTTCTCGGCTTCATTCCGCCGCGGCCTCTCAACGTGTTCTGCCTGCAAACCGAGATCGGCTACCATTACCTGCGCGAACGGTTGCAGCAGATGGATATTGATCCGGAGATTTTGCCTCTCGTTCGCAAAAACCTCGTCATCACGCCGCAGGTGCGCCTGATCCTCGACGACAAGGGCGTCGAGATGGTGCGCGAGACGATTGCGCGGCATTTCGATCCGAAATTGCTGGATGTGATCGCCATCGACCCTCTGCGCAACGTGTTCGACGCGGGCGAAAACGGCGGCGAGAACGACAACACCGCCATGCTGAACTTCCTTCAGGAGCGCGTCGAAAAGCTTCGTTTTCTCGTCAATCCCGAAGCGGGTGTCATTCTCGCCCACCACACGCGCAAAATCACGAAGCGCATGCTGGAAGAAGACCCGTTTCAGGCCCTTAGCGGCGCGGGTAGTTTGCGCAGCTTCTACACGACCGGCATCATCATGTTTCGCCCCGACGAGAGCCAGAGCGTGCGCGAGCTGATGTTCGAGCTGCGCAACGGCAAGGCGATACCCTCAAAATACGTCGACAAGATCAACGGCATCTGGCGCGAGGTCGAGCACCAGTCCAAGCGCCTCGTCAACAAGGAGCATGGCGAACGTCTCGACAACGAGCGCCGCCGTCGCCACGACGTGATCCTGCAACTTCTCTATGACGAAGCGCAACGCGGGCGTCTCTATTCCCCCACGCAATTCTCCCAAGCCTTCGAGAACAAGGCGGGCCTCGGTGGCTCCCACTCCATCCGCGACCGCATCGATGTGCTGACCACAAAGGGCTACATCAAGTTCAACAAGGACGGTGCTGCCAAAAGCAAGTACGGCATGATGTGCGTCGAGGGCATGGAAATCCCGCGCGCGGAGCCCAACGTGGATCCGCAAACGGGCGAGATCACGGACGTGATGATCCTGCTCTTGCCGACGCATTTCAAACAGCCGAACGACGGCGCGATCCTGCCCGTCGAGAACCCAGAAATCTGGGTCTATCACGATGGGGGCGAGCCATGA
- a CDS encoding helix-turn-helix domain-containing protein, with protein MSPRVKKTVSDVADRIEQAAYTMRKLPKVTVQGYFNAWPPIVREAMEAYGWEDAHVRPGPPTAHQITEMDEVMLWLMWLEREEVRLVWLRANGIRWKRIGLETGWSVRKLQYDWRIALMKIVHRLSNPKEKITLPYKRHIQGG; from the coding sequence ATGAGCCCCCGCGTCAAGAAGACCGTGTCCGACGTCGCAGATCGGATTGAGCAAGCGGCGTACACGATGCGCAAGCTGCCCAAGGTCACCGTGCAAGGATACTTCAACGCATGGCCGCCCATCGTGCGCGAAGCGATGGAAGCGTATGGCTGGGAGGACGCGCATGTCAGACCCGGCCCGCCCACGGCTCACCAGATCACCGAGATGGACGAAGTCATGCTGTGGCTCATGTGGCTTGAGCGCGAGGAAGTGCGCCTCGTTTGGCTGCGGGCCAACGGCATTCGCTGGAAGCGCATCGGTCTTGAGACAGGCTGGTCGGTGCGCAAGCTGCAGTACGATTGGCGAATCGCGCTCATGAAAATCGTGCATCGATTGAGCAATCCGAAGGAGAAAATCACGCTCCCTTACAAGCGACACATCCAAGGCGGATAG
- a CDS encoding DNA cytosine methyltransferase — translation MNGLALPAAGGDYACPNEGRSLFGLSLCAGAGGLDLGFHLAMPGYRTVCYVERESYAASTLVARMEDEALDRAPVWDDVATFNGKAWRGMVDIVHGGYPCQPFSVAGRKLGDKDPRHLWPHIARIVREVKPPVCFFENVGGHLRLGFEQVHDDLRAMGYRVKAGLFTAAEVGAPHKRERLFILAYAEGAGERRKAGHVPQAQRRQDGSLLRISDGAIGVMANASGARAGQHKFGSRDQSDRSQQILAHAARLHRQAFERFEPKRDDAPVGDADGAGLERRRSRRQQNEDAEQPFPPSPEDEAGWQRYLERAPHLEPAVCRGADGLANRVDRLRLCGNGVVPLVAAYAFCTLATKVIERN, via the coding sequence TTGAATGGTCTGGCTTTACCTGCCGCCGGAGGCGATTACGCATGCCCAAACGAAGGGCGCTCGCTGTTCGGTCTCTCGCTCTGCGCGGGCGCGGGCGGGCTCGACCTCGGCTTCCACCTTGCCATGCCAGGATATCGAACTGTTTGTTACGTCGAGCGGGAAAGCTATGCCGCGTCTACGCTCGTGGCGCGGATGGAAGACGAGGCCTTGGATCGTGCGCCTGTCTGGGACGACGTTGCCACATTCAACGGCAAAGCGTGGCGCGGTATGGTGGATATCGTCCATGGCGGCTATCCATGCCAGCCGTTCTCTGTGGCGGGGCGCAAGCTCGGCGACAAAGACCCGCGTCATCTCTGGCCGCACATTGCGCGGATCGTCCGCGAAGTCAAACCGCCAGTCTGTTTCTTTGAAAACGTCGGCGGACATTTACGATTGGGGTTCGAGCAAGTCCACGATGACCTTCGAGCAATGGGTTACCGCGTTAAGGCGGGCTTGTTTACAGCGGCAGAAGTCGGCGCGCCGCACAAGCGCGAGCGGCTCTTCATCTTGGCTTACGCCGAGGGCGCAGGAGAGCGGCGAAAAGCAGGACACGTTCCTCAAGCGCAACGGCGACAGGACGGATCGTTGCTTCGGATCTCTGACGGCGCAATCGGTGTTATGGCCAACGCCTCGGGCGCACGAGCCGGGCAGCACAAGTTCGGATCACGGGATCAGTCTGACCGAAGCCAGCAAATACTGGCCCACGCCGCGCGCCTGCACCGGCAAGCGTTCGAGCGGTTTGAACCGAAGCGAGATGATGCGCCAGTGGGCGACGCCGACGGCGCGGGACTGGAAAGACGGCGTTCTCGTCGACAGCAAAACGAAGACGCGGAGCAACCTTTCCCGCCAAGCCCCGAGGACGAGGCTGGGTGGCAGCGCTATCTCGAACGCGCCCCGCACCTTGAACCCGCTGTTTGTCGAGGTGCTGATGGGCTGGCCAACAGGGTGGACAGGCTCCGACTTTGCGGCAACGGCGTGGTTCCGTTGGTCGCAGCTTATGCGTTTTGCACTCTGGCAACTAAAGTTATCGAAAGAAATTGA
- a CDS encoding DNA modification methylase: MTSSNCKLADRIELWAIDKLIPYARNPRKNDHVIDKMVAAIQEFGFRIPIMARSDGLVVDGHLRLKAAQRLGMIKVPVTLVDDLSETKIKALRLIANRSASWAEWDDELLDLEVEDLQGLGYDLSQIGFSDDELAAMLGGGNDTHGNTDDEAVPEAPVEPKTKLGDIYILGNHRLLCGDSTVLSNVEKVLDGTLADMVFTDPPYNVDYGNTAKDKLRGNDRKIMNDNLGEGFEAFLYDACVNMIAVCKGGIYVCMSSSELHTLQKAFVAAGGKWSTFVIWAKNTFTLGRSDYQRQYEPILYGWKQGADHFWCGARDQGDVWFVNKPRKNDLHPTMKPVELVERAIRNSSKSRDIVLDCFGGSGSTMIACEKTGRQARLIELDPKYCDVIVQRWEEFTGKKAELVSQP; this comes from the coding sequence ATGACCTCTTCGAATTGCAAACTTGCTGACCGGATCGAGCTGTGGGCAATCGACAAGCTCATTCCCTATGCGCGTAACCCTCGCAAGAACGATCATGTGATTGACAAGATGGTTGCAGCGATACAGGAGTTCGGCTTTCGGATTCCGATCATGGCTCGCTCGGACGGCCTTGTTGTTGACGGTCATTTGCGTCTTAAAGCCGCGCAACGTTTGGGCATGATTAAGGTTCCCGTGACCCTTGTCGACGATTTATCGGAAACTAAAATCAAGGCCCTTCGCTTGATAGCCAATCGCTCGGCATCATGGGCGGAATGGGACGATGAGTTACTCGATCTGGAAGTAGAAGATTTGCAAGGTCTCGGTTATGATCTTTCTCAAATCGGCTTCAGTGATGACGAATTAGCTGCGATGTTAGGCGGCGGAAACGACACCCATGGCAATACGGACGACGAAGCCGTTCCCGAAGCTCCCGTCGAGCCAAAAACAAAACTCGGTGATATCTACATCCTTGGCAATCATCGTTTGCTTTGTGGGGACAGCACCGTGCTTTCGAACGTAGAGAAAGTTCTCGATGGCACGTTGGCCGACATGGTGTTTACGGATCCTCCCTACAACGTGGATTACGGCAATACGGCCAAGGACAAGTTGCGCGGCAATGACCGCAAGATCATGAACGACAATCTGGGCGAAGGGTTCGAAGCGTTCCTTTACGATGCTTGCGTGAATATGATTGCGGTTTGCAAAGGCGGAATCTACGTTTGCATGTCGTCGAGCGAATTGCACACGTTGCAGAAGGCCTTCGTTGCGGCGGGCGGCAAGTGGTCGACTTTCGTGATCTGGGCCAAGAACACATTTACGCTGGGCCGTTCAGACTACCAGCGCCAGTACGAGCCTATCCTCTACGGCTGGAAGCAAGGTGCGGATCATTTCTGGTGTGGCGCGCGCGATCAAGGCGATGTGTGGTTTGTCAACAAGCCAAGGAAAAACGATCTGCATCCGACGATGAAACCCGTCGAGCTGGTCGAACGCGCCATCCGCAACAGCAGCAAGAGCCGCGATATCGTCTTGGATTGTTTTGGCGGCTCCGGCAGCACTATGATTGCCTGTGAGAAAACGGGCCGTCAGGCGCGCCTGATCGAATTGGATCCCAAATACTGCGATGTGATCGTCCAGAGGTGGGAGGAGTTCACGGGCAAGAAAGCTGAGTTGGTCTCACAACCTTAA
- a CDS encoding DUF3489 domain-containing protein yields MSLLNNSFLRRTPMPKKAQKQVKAKPKTFVKKAVKTKAQSNGKPTNDEALSAPMQAGLAAVAAMKPTNDAPARETKLTKVIELLSRPEGATIEQLVDATGWQKHTVRGALSGTLHKKHGYQIVSEKPVTGHSVVANKPEYGKRVYKIAQTKQ; encoded by the coding sequence ATGTCCTTGTTAAACAACAGCTTTTTAAGGAGAACACCCATGCCCAAAAAGGCCCAAAAACAGGTCAAGGCCAAGCCCAAAACCTTCGTCAAGAAGGCGGTCAAAACCAAGGCCCAAAGCAATGGCAAACCAACCAACGACGAGGCCTTGTCCGCGCCGATGCAGGCCGGACTTGCCGCCGTCGCCGCCATGAAGCCGACAAACGATGCGCCAGCGCGGGAGACAAAACTCACCAAGGTGATCGAACTGTTGAGCCGACCCGAAGGCGCGACCATCGAGCAGCTTGTCGACGCGACGGGCTGGCAGAAGCACACCGTGCGCGGCGCTCTCTCCGGCACGCTTCACAAAAAACACGGTTACCAAATCGTTTCCGAAAAACCCGTGACGGGGCACTCGGTAGTGGCAAACAAGCCTGAGTACGGAAAGCGCGTCTACAAAATCGCGCAGACCAAGCAATAA
- a CDS encoding phage terminase large subunit family protein, with the protein MIGIEESIASFDGADAILRGWMDGLTPDPDHTVSTWADENRVLSPRGANEAGPWRTSRTPYLREIMDSLSPSSPYQRVVLMKGAQLGGSECGNNWIGYVIHHAPGPMLAVQPTVELGRRFSQQRIDPLIEESDILRERVAPARSRDSGNTILSKEFPGGILVITGANSAVGLRSMPARYLFLDEVDAYPASAGEEGDPVALAEARTRTFAWRRKVFLCSTPTIKGISRIEREYDASDKRKYFIPCPFCGHKQVLQFERLRWEKGKPETVAYHCEHCEGRINECHKTFMLEHGEWRATAISADPLTVGYHISSLYSPHGWLSWERIARDWEAAQGNDEAMKGFKNSVLGETWVESGEAPDWQILCERREPYRLGKVPKGGLFMTAGADVQKDRIEVDIWAWGRGLESWLVDHIIIPGGPDDPVAWDALAQMLTQTWPHENGPHLTIAKLAVDSGYEAPAVYAWTRKMGGAQVMAVKGAEGFNRASPVTGPTYVDVSEGGRKIRRGAKLWVVAGSTFKTETYRFLRLVRPTAEEIEDGALFPPGTVHLPEGIDSEWIKQLTAEQLVTVKTKRGFSRLEWQKLRERNEALDCRVYARAAAWIVGIDRFSEARWKELEAQVAAEERESADTAEESPRNAGVLRRKPPSKRRTFHSSYLR; encoded by the coding sequence ATGATCGGCATCGAAGAAAGCATCGCCTCGTTCGACGGGGCGGACGCGATCCTGCGCGGCTGGATGGACGGGCTTACGCCGGATCCGGATCACACGGTTTCGACATGGGCGGATGAGAATCGCGTTCTCTCGCCGCGCGGCGCAAACGAGGCCGGGCCTTGGCGCACGAGCCGCACGCCGTACTTGCGCGAGATCATGGATTCCTTGTCGCCGTCGTCGCCTTACCAGCGCGTCGTGCTGATGAAAGGCGCACAGCTTGGCGGGTCGGAGTGCGGCAACAACTGGATCGGCTACGTCATCCATCACGCGCCAGGCCCGATGCTGGCGGTGCAACCGACCGTCGAGTTGGGACGACGCTTCAGCCAGCAGCGCATCGACCCGCTGATCGAGGAAAGCGATATCCTGCGGGAGCGTGTGGCTCCGGCGCGGTCGCGCGACAGCGGCAATACGATCCTGTCCAAAGAGTTTCCGGGTGGGATATTGGTCATAACCGGCGCGAACAGCGCGGTGGGCCTGCGTTCCATGCCCGCGCGCTATCTGTTTCTCGATGAAGTGGACGCTTATCCCGCCAGCGCAGGCGAAGAAGGCGATCCTGTCGCGTTGGCCGAAGCTCGGACGCGCACCTTTGCGTGGCGACGCAAAGTGTTTCTGTGCTCGACGCCGACGATCAAGGGCATCTCGCGTATCGAACGCGAATACGATGCCAGCGACAAGCGCAAATATTTCATCCCGTGCCCGTTTTGCGGCCACAAGCAGGTTTTGCAATTCGAGAGGCTGCGTTGGGAGAAAGGCAAACCGGAAACGGTTGCCTATCACTGCGAACATTGCGAGGGGCGGATCAATGAGTGCCATAAAACCTTCATGCTGGAGCATGGGGAATGGCGCGCGACGGCGATCAGCGCCGATCCGCTGACGGTTGGTTACCATATCTCCAGCTTGTATTCGCCGCACGGCTGGCTGAGCTGGGAGCGCATCGCTCGCGATTGGGAAGCGGCGCAGGGAAATGACGAGGCGATGAAAGGCTTCAAAAACAGCGTGCTTGGCGAGACATGGGTCGAGAGCGGTGAAGCGCCTGACTGGCAAATCCTGTGCGAGCGCCGCGAACCCTATCGTCTGGGAAAGGTTCCCAAAGGAGGCTTGTTCATGACAGCAGGCGCGGACGTTCAAAAAGACCGCATCGAAGTCGATATCTGGGCGTGGGGGCGCGGCCTTGAAAGCTGGCTTGTCGACCACATCATCATTCCCGGCGGGCCGGACGATCCTGTTGCTTGGGATGCGCTGGCGCAAATGTTGACGCAAACATGGCCGCATGAAAACGGCCCGCATCTGACCATTGCCAAGCTGGCCGTGGACTCCGGCTATGAAGCGCCTGCCGTCTATGCGTGGACGCGCAAGATGGGCGGCGCTCAGGTTATGGCCGTCAAAGGTGCGGAAGGGTTCAACCGCGCCAGCCCCGTGACTGGCCCGACTTACGTGGATGTGAGCGAAGGCGGACGCAAAATCCGACGCGGCGCGAAGCTCTGGGTTGTCGCGGGGTCGACGTTCAAAACAGAGACTTATCGTTTCCTGCGCCTTGTTCGCCCGACAGCCGAAGAGATCGAAGACGGCGCTTTGTTTCCGCCCGGCACGGTGCATCTGCCCGAAGGCATCGACAGCGAATGGATCAAACAACTGACGGCGGAGCAACTTGTCACCGTCAAAACCAAACGCGGTTTCTCGCGGTTGGAATGGCAAAAGCTGCGCGAACGTAACGAGGCGCTCGACTGCCGCGTCTACGCCCGTGCCGCCGCTTGGATCGTCGGTATCGACCGCTTTTCGGAAGCGCGGTGGAAAGAACTTGAAGCGCAAGTCGCGGCGGAAGAGCGGGAGAGCGCGGATACAGCAGAAGAATCTCCGCGCAACGCAGGCGTGTTGCGCCGCAAACCGCCAAGCAAACGGCGGACGTTTCATTCATCTTATTTGAGATAG